The nucleotide window TTAATAAGTTGAATTTTTAATCTCAGAAAAAAAAGGATTATGATTGAATTTTATACACTTTGATTAAAATTTGGACTCTTTATCCATCATGGACTCCCGTTCAAAGTCAGGTTTTACGTGCTTTGagttgaatttttgaaattcttgagtgaaaaaaaaaattaattaaataaacgaaCCATTAAACTTTTTCCAAAAGTATGCGTCCAAACCCTAAacctgtgctttggagctgttcgcagttactaactgcgaacagcatataagacaaactaactgttcgcagttagtaactgcgaacagttcaaaaaagacaaaacagctgttcgcagttactaactgcgaattttttttttttttttttttttttttttttttttctgttcgcagttagtaactgcgaacagctattttgtctttttgttgtTCGCAGTCTaattgcgaacagctattttgtgttttttgaactgttcgcagttaccaactgcgaacagctagtttgtcttatatgctgttcgcagttagtaactgcgaacagctccaaagcacaactttggagtttggacgcttacttttgaaaaaagTTTAAAGGTTcgtttatttaaataattttttttttcactcaagaatttcaaaaattccttTGAGTTTGCCCCAAATAGAGTTCTCCAATGAATTGAGATATGATATCTTTTTTTTTCGTGAATTAAATTTGCATAACAATATGTAAACTCACAAGTATATAATGCTCATTGAATACCTACGACATGCCCAAGAGCTACTTAAAACAAATAGCCTGATCTATTCaacttaataaaagaaaaaataaatcattaatACAACCTGATAAAAGGAAATTAGGCTATCAAATACAAGTTAACAAAGTAGCTCAAGTCTCATCGAcaatctaacaaatcaaaaacaaaatgatCTAAGGTTTTCACTTTTCACTCATCATATGTAgggatttaattttaatttcaatgccaaatttcatattctataaacttttgacaaaaaaataataaaaaattatgcaaTAATCAGATGATCACAATAAAAACTTATACAATTGATCttgcttattattattcttttataaTTGGTTAAGTGgcattttaaagttataagtaattatttttgaCTATAAAAAAGTTATCAATTTTAAAGTTATATGTAATCAtcataaaacaataatatatgttgaGTCAGTCTAATAGAAATGGTAAAACATTTTATTTGAGAATTAATGAATCAAAAAAGAGTGCATTATTTGTAACTATCttgtaaatttaaaatctttttcaCCCCTACAATGATATGACacctcaaaacaatatatatacattGGATCAGTTATTTTATTAGACTGAGAATTTATTGAAATAAAAAGGGTGTATTTGTAACTATCTTGttcattcaattttttttttatcaattcaatttcaattttttttaacaattcaaTTTCGATCATCAATTCAATTTATCGAAATATAAacgtaaaatttattttcaatttcgaTTATCAATTCGACAATTCCCAAGCAAGTCTCACTATTGCCGTTAACTCTTGCGAAACACCCCCAAGAACTAATTTCATTCTACTCCAGTTCCTGATCATCATCCTTGTACTCCATTTTTGATCATCATCCTTGTACTCCATTGTTGATCATCATCTTTCCCTTCAAGAAAAAATGTTAGCTTCATCAGAAGAAGAGACATTAATGGAGGAAAAAGAAGCACAAATGGTATCTATATCTGATACAAAACCCTCCTTAAGAATAGCCCATTTTCTTAAACCCTTGTTTCCTTCCTCCAAAAACACACAAACACAAATCCTCTTTACCCATCCTTCCATATctcatccttcaaaacccattTTCCCCATTGTTAAAACTCTCTCTTCAAAGGTTTTCTTTCATGTGTGGAAACACCCACTCAAGTATTGGAACTCTTGGGTTGAGAAATTGCGCCCTTCTTTTGAATCCACATGGAAGAAATGCTCTGTTTTCGAAGCTATCATGGGTTCAACTCTTGAAATTCCAAAATGTAAAGCTTCAATCTTTGCACTTGCTGAGAAATGGTGCTCAGAAACCAACACATTTGTGCTTCCTTGGGGTGAAATCACCATAACTTTGGAAGATATCATGGTTTTGGGGGGATTTTCTGTTACAGGAGACTGTTTTGGGTGAAAATAATTCCTAGGAATCGCTCGAAATCGAGGAAAAATTGCTCAATTCAAGGTCAGCCATGATCAGAACCAAGTCTAAGAAGGCAAGTCAACAACAATGGCTGGAAATTTGGATGGAAAAGGGTAGTAAATTCGAGCACGAAGCGTTTTTATGTCTTTGGCTTTCTAGGTATCTTCCTGCTGAGGATTGTTCTACCATGAACAAGAGTGTTTTTCAAATTGCTGTAAATTTAGCTAGAGATACTAAATTTGGTCTTGCACCAGCTATTCTTGCTAGTATCTATAGAGATTTGAGATTGTTGAAAGAAAAGATTACAACTTTAAGAGATTTAGGTGATCAAAATGATGTTAATGTGCTAAAACTTGCACTTTGGGCACCCTTATACTTATTACAAGTTTGGATTTGGGAAAGATTTCCTGCATTAAGCCCAAGAATCAATCATATTAGTAATGGATTATGTAGAATTAAAAAGTGGCACAAAACCAAAATTTTGAGAAATGATGATGAGGGTTTGCCTATTAACTTTGCTAGTCATGATTTTAGATGGAGACCTTATTCAAACACTTCATTTAATCATGATTTGGAGTCTTATTGTAGATTCATAAGGGTGTGTGATTTGGTTGGATTGTATTGTATTGAGCAATATCTTCCACATAGAGTAGCAAGGCAATTTGGGTTTGATCAAGATATCCTAATTGCTTTTCGTCACGTAAGAGACACACCAAAGATTGGTTGGATGAATTACATTAGGCCAGTTTCAGACACCAAGTTATACAGACCACCAAGACAGTTTGAGCCTGGTGTTACAATTGATTATATGAAATGGTGGGAAAAAAAAGGAGTTTGGCAATGAAAATGTTGATGGGTTTAAAGAGATTCGAAACCCAAATGCTAAACAATTTGAAGGTACTTCTAAGGTATCTTTGACAGCACCATTTTGGATCAGAATTAAAATGGAGAATAATGAAGCTGATGTACCTCCTGGTTTTAGTCCCAAACTCAAAAATGTAGCTTTAGATGGTTCCTTTAATGAGCATGAATCGAGCCCCAAGGGATTTGGACAAGGTCAAGATAGTGCTGTATCTTCTAAAGGTGATAATGCTTTTATTCAAGAGACAAAATCTACAACAAACTCGGCATACATTTCGccaaatgaagaagaaagaatGGGTAATGAAGATGGAATTGAGAGTAATGCTGAAAGTCCAGTTAGAAATCAGGATAGTATCCACAATAACGAGATTAAACCCGGTTTGGAAGGTGATAGTGAGTCTTCAAGCATTGATTTGCTAGGAAGGATTGCTAGGCTACAGAGAATAATTGATATGATGAAAGCAGATAAATTCTGCCATGCTTATGGGCAAATGAAAGCTAGTCTGATCAATAGTTTCAAGTACTTTCAACTTATATGTTTTTTGCTGTCCTAATCAATTCCAATGATTTAGCTATATTTTCTGTAGAGAATcaagcaatatatatataatttctgaGAAGTAAATTCAAGAAGAAAGGCTGTTCGGttgtttaattatatttttgtaagtATGAAATAGCAAGGATAGTGTACCCCACTTCGAGAGGAGGCTCTCTCCCAAATGAGCAAGCTCAGTAACAAACTTTTTTTGATACCCAATACAATGCATGCATCAGGTATTTAAACAGAACTAAAATAACAACCTGCTGACATCACTAACAACATAATGACATCATAATATagtcaaaatattaattaattaatttttagttgctCTCTTCTTTGTATATGTGAATAGGATCGGTGGTTTATTGGGCTGGCCCAGTTGAGTCCTTGCATCACCTCCACTCCGAAAAgccaccttgtcctcaaggtaaAAGTCAGGAAAGCGAATATCCAGTGAAGCATAGTCCTCCCAGGTGGCCTCAAATTCTGGAAGGCCCTTCCATTTGACAAGCACTTTCGCTGTTACAGCTCCTCCAATAGATGCATTACGAACCCCCAAAACCTCCTCTGGTTCAGCCACCAAAATCATATCCTCAGTCAATTGGGTAGGAATAGTAGGGTTCACCTGAGCAGAACCTACGGCCTTCTTGAGCTGGGAGATGTGAAAGACTGGGTGTATCTTGGCTTCTGGAGGCAAGGATAACTTATAGGCAACCTTCCCGATTCTCTCCAATACTTCAAAGGGCCTAAAGTAACGAGCAGCAAGCTTTTCATGTAACCTGGTAACTACAGATTTTTGGCGGTAAGGTTGCAATTTCAGAAACACCAAATCCCCTACTGCGAATTCCATATCTCCCCTTTTAACATCAGCCTGGTGTTTCATGATTTGCTGAGCCCAAAGTAAATGAGCTTTCAAATCATCGAGTATGGCATCCCGTTCCTGCAATTGCTCTTCGAGAGATGAATTTGCAGTACTACCCTTCTCAAAACGGATCAAGGTAGGAGGGTCTCGTCCATATAGGGCTTTGAAAGGCGTACACGATATCGAGTTGTGATGGGAAGTATTATACCAATATTCTGCCCAATCCAACCATTTACTCCAACCCTTAGGCTTCTCTCCAATGAAACACCTGAGATAAGTTTCAAGCCCCTTATTCACTACTTCGCTCTGACCATCCGTTTGTGGGTGGTACGCTGTGCTCCTTTTTAAGTAAGTGCCTTGAAGGCGAAATAACCCCTACCAAAAGTGACTCATGAAAATTTTATCGCGAT belongs to Amaranthus tricolor cultivar Red isolate AtriRed21 chromosome 17, ASM2621246v1, whole genome shotgun sequence and includes:
- the LOC130804446 gene encoding uncharacterized protein LOC130804446, producing MLASSEEETLMEEKEAQMVSISDTKPSLRIAHFLKPLFPSSKNTQTQILFTHPSISHPSKPIFPIVKTLSSKVFFHVWKHPLKYWNSWVEKLRPSFESTWKKCSVFEAIMGSTLEIPKCKASIFALAEKWCSETNTFVLPWGEITITLEDIMVLGGFSVTGDCFGYLPAEDCSTMNKSVFQIAVNLARDTKFGLAPAILASIYRDLRLLKEKITTLRDLGDQNDVNVLKLALWAPLYLLQVWIWERFPALSPRINHISNGLCRIKKWHKTKILRNDDEGLPINFASHDFRWRPYSNTSFNHDLESYCRFIRVCDLVGLYCIEQYLPHRVARQFGFDQDILIAFRHVRDTPKIGWMNYIRPVSDTKLYRPPRQFEPGVTIDYMKWWEKKGVWQ